A single region of the Buteo buteo chromosome 16, bButBut1.hap1.1, whole genome shotgun sequence genome encodes:
- the LOC142040579 gene encoding intestinal mucin-like protein, which yields MVYADCEVQLGQRYKLSNCTEIICKGDNKVEVIPTNCPPVKEITCANKYPAILVPDEDGCCYRYECQCVCSGWGDPHYITFDGTYYTFLENCTYVLVKQIIPKYDNFRVYIDNYYCDSKDGLSCPKSIIIFYKSAEIVLTRKLMNGVMTNVMYFNQKIVKPGFKKDGISFSTLGINMIVEIPEIGATITFSGLIFSVKLPYSKFGNNTEGQCGTCTNNVLDECRLPSGKIISSCPQMAHHWIVDNNKSCHGVPIPPVVTTPPPKPHCETPPLCNLIWSKIFAECRDVIPPEPFFKGCVFDGCRIADEYMQCSSLEMYATECAARGVCVDWRGKTNNTCPYNCTGSTVYKPCGPINPATCDPSLQGIKWSIQMGHGCVVNETYYAPGAVIPSGPCEECTCYESSYSRPHHTTVKCEPVVCDTDCPPVGEFWNPPGDNCTTYTCEKHDDQFIQVLLQKSCPVFNPDDCDPDDIKLSDDGCCKECHIKLKSCMKHNTSTVIKYHGCVSPAPVEMTYCEGSCDAYSRYSPEANTMEHKCSCCQEIKTSQRKVTLMCSDGTYLDHSYTYVEKCSCVSAECFPQVSTQQATNQIKASQE from the exons ATGGTCTATGCTGATTGTGAAGTGCAA CTTGGACAAAGATATAAATTATCCAACTGTACAGAAATCATCTGTAAGGGAGACAACAAGGTAGAAGTAATTCCAACAAACTGCCCACCTGTAAAGGAAATTACCTGTGCGAACAAATATCCAGCAATACTAGTACCTGATGAAGATGGCTGCTGTTACCGATACGAGTGTCAAT GTGTGTGCAGTGGATGGGGTGATCCTCATTATATTACTTTTGATGGAACCTACTATACTTTCCTCGAAAACTGCACTTATGTCCTGGTGAAACAGATCATACCTAAATATGACAACTTCCGTGTTTACATTGACAATTACTACTGTGATTCAAAAGATGGACTTTCCTGCCCTAaatccattattattttctacaaATCTGCAGAAATAGTGCTGACCCGTAAACTCATGAATGGTGTGATGACCAATGTG ATGTACTTCAACCAAAAGATTGTCAAACCAGGCTTCAAAAAAGATGGCATTTCCTTCTCCACACTTGGCATCAACATGATTGTTGAAATACCAGAGATTGGTGCAACCATCACTTTTAGCGGGCTGATTTTCTCCGTGAAACTCCCATACAGCAAATTTGGCAACAACACTGAAGGACAGTGTG GAACGTGTACAAATAATGTATTAGATGAATGCCGCTTACCAAGTGGTAAGATCATTTCTTCCTGTCCCCAAATGGCTCATCACTGGATCGTTGATAACAACAAGTCATGCCATGGAGTACCAATACCACCAGTTGTAACCACACCTCCACCAAAGCCTCACTGCGAAACGCCTCCTCTCTGCAATCTTATCTGGagcaa GATTTTTGCAGAATGCCGTGATGTGATACCACCAGAACCATTTTTCAAAGGCTGTGTTTTTGATGGATGTCGCATAGCTGATGAATACATGCAGTGTTCCAGTTTGGAGATGTACGCTACAGAGTGTGCTGCTAGAGGTGTCTGCGTTGACTGGAGAGGAAAGACTAACAATACATGCC CATACAACTGTACAGGAAGCACAGTATACAAGCCATGTGGGCCCATTAATCCTGCTACCTGTGACCCAag CTTGCAGGGAATCAAATGGAGTATCCAGATGG GACATGGCTGTGTAGTCAATGAAACCTACTATGCA CCTGGAGCTGTCATTCCCTCAGGCCCCTGTGAAGAATGCACCTGCTATGAATCCTCTTACTCAAGGCCTCACCACACTACTGTCAAGTGTGAGCCTGTTGTCTGTGACACAGACTGCCCACCG GTTGGAGAATTCTGGAACCCACCTGGTGATAACTGTACAACTTACACATGTGAAAAACATGATGACCAGTTCATTCAAGTCCTTTTACAGAAAAGCTGTCCTGTCTTTAACCCTGATGACTGTGATCCA GATGACATCAAGCTATCTGACGATGGCTGCTGTAAGGAGTGCCACATAAAACTGAAGA GTTGTATGAAGCACAATACTTCTACTGTCATCAAATACCATGGATGTGTATCTCCTGCACCTGTTGAGATGACATACTGTGAAGGCAGCTGTGATGCTTACTCACG GTATTCTCCAGAGGCGAACACAATGGAACATAAATGCTCATGTTGTCAGGAAATCAAGACCAGCCAAAGAAAGGTGACTCTGATGTGCAGTGACGGAACCTACCTTGATCACTCATACACCTATGTGGAGAAATGCAGCTGTGTGAGCGCTGAGTGCTTTCCCCAAGTCAGCACCCAGCAGGCAACGAACCAGATAAAGGCCTCTCAGGAATAA